In Pirellulales bacterium, the sequence CGATTTTTTGTGGAAAAGCCCAACGCAATGCCGGCAGAAAACGGCAAAAAAACTACAAACTCGCCGCTTTGTGTAGCGCTGCGATGTTGTCGGCCACGCTGGCTTCGCGGTTGAAGACCGCGGTGCCGCACACGGCCAATGTTGCGCCGGCTTTCTCGGCCGCGGCAATCGTGCCCGTGTGAATGCCGCCGTCGACTTCGATGTGCACGTCAAGAGATTGCGAACTGCTGCGGCCGGACGATTTGCTCGCCGCCAGCATCTTTTTCAACCGCGCAATTTTATCCACGCTCTCGGGAATGAACTCCTGTCCGCCGAAGCCCGGATTGACAGTCATCACCAATACCAAATCGACGTCGCCCAAAATCTCTTCCAGCATTACCAGCGGCGTGGCCGGGTTCAACGCCACGCCAACCTGTGCGCCCAATTCGCGAATTTGCTGCAGCGTGCGGTGCAAATGGGGACACGTCTCTACATGCACGGTTACCAAATTCGCGCCGGCCTGCACAAAATCGGCAATGTAGCGATCCGGCTGCTCGATCATCAGGTGCGTTTCGATCATCGCACCCATCTTGGCGACAATCGGCTTAATCGCTTGCACCACCAACGGCCCCATCGAAATGTTGGGCACGAACTGCCCGTCCATGATGTCGCAATGAATCCGCTTCACGCCGCAAGCCAAAGCGTCGGAAACTTGCTGGCCCAGGCGAGTAAAATCGGCCGCGAGAATTGAAGGAGCAAGTTCGATCATGGTTTAGTTTTACCGCAGAGACGCAGAGGCACAGAGAGGACAAAAAGAAAAACTATAAAGAAGCCAAGAATGCAGGAATGGAAAATAGAAATTCTGAATCAAGTATGCCGCAACAACTACCAAGTTACGCCTTCAATTTTTTGCCAATGTCCTTTCCTGAATTCCTAACTTCCTGTGTTCCTTATAAAAATGCTTCACTCTGCGTCTTCGCGTCTATGCGGTTTAAATCACTTACTCCCGGATTGCCGGTAACGCCCAATCAGCGCATTCGT encodes:
- the rpe gene encoding ribulose-phosphate 3-epimerase, with product MIELAPSILAADFTRLGQQVSDALACGVKRIHCDIMDGQFVPNISMGPLVVQAIKPIVAKMGAMIETHLMIEQPDRYIADFVQAGANLVTVHVETCPHLHRTLQQIRELGAQVGVALNPATPLVMLEEILGDVDLVLVMTVNPGFGGQEFIPESVDKIARLKKMLAASKSSGRSSSQSLDVHIEVDGGIHTGTIAAAEKAGATLAVCGTAVFNREASVADNIAALHKAASL